From Tiliqua scincoides isolate rTilSci1 chromosome 2, rTilSci1.hap2, whole genome shotgun sequence, the proteins below share one genomic window:
- the DCAF15 gene encoding DDB1- and CUL4-associated factor 15 isoform X1, protein MAPSSKSERGGASGGKRSSVESGRGSRREHVVRQLERVKISGQLSPRLFRKLPPRVCVSLKSIVDEHFLCAGHIFLGFSKCGRYVLSYTSSSGDDDFSFYIYHLYWWEFNVHSKLKMVRQVRLFQDEEIYSDLYLTVCEWPSDSSKVIVFGFNTRSANGLLMNVMMSDENHRDIYISTVAMPPLVHCPSCRDMAIAHPGDPNAKCLQHGFMLHTKYQVVYPFPTFQPAFQLKKDQVVLLNTSYSLVACAVSVHMSDDSNFCQILYDRSRQPWSPAGEVCQTTVVSQCPRSSEERLENDSCSCRSTATLQQPIPVPLQDIENCVSPAVAMAKEFVADIFRRAKEAKGTAPTEEAVGSGLECLLDSDETLGQGTLAPWELGKSSSSCLHCSGTRSSTFSGADSISDMGGSPKESFVTSSELESPPAEPGYVNYTKLRYVLEPSDLSEAEDGGDYLKSCPLLGLTLCFLSEYEDDKISLPFVVTDLRGRNLKPLKERAVCQGQYLTVEQLTLDFEYVINEVIRNDASWSRQFCSFSDYDIVILEVCPETNQVIINIGLLLLAFPSPDEEGQLRPKTYHTSLKVAWDLNTGVFVTVSVGDLTEVKGQTSGSVWSSYRKSCVDMVMKWLVPENSSRYVNRMTNEALHKGCSLKFLADNERYTWIVL, encoded by the exons ATGGCGCCGAGCTCGAAATCGGAGCGGGGCGGTGCCTCGGGAGGGAAGCGGAGCTCGGTGGAGTCGGGGcgagggagcaggagggagcaTGTGGTGCGGCAGCTGGAGCGCGTCAAG ATCAGTGGACAGCTCTCACCTCGCCTCTTCCGGAAGCTACCACCTAGGGTTTGTGTCTCCCTGAAGAGCATTGTTGATGAACACTTCTTGTGTGCAGG GCACATTTTCCTTGGCTTTTCAAAATGTGGAAGATATGTCCTGTCCTACACTAGCAGCAGCGGTGATGATGACTTCTCTTTCTACATCTACCATCTCTATTGGTGGGAGTTCAATGTTCACAGCAAGCTAAAAATG GTACGTCAGGTTCGATTATTCCAAGATGAAGAGATCTACAGTGACCTCTACCTAACTGTGTGTGAGTGGCCTAGCGATTCCTCGAAGGTCATCGTTTTTGGTTTTAA CACCCGTTCTGCCAATGGTCTCCTCATGAATGTAATGATGAGTGATGAAAACCATCGGGATATCTACATTAGTACGGTTGCCATGCCTCCCCTTGTGCATTGTCCCAGTTGCAGGGACATGGCCATTGCACATCCAG GTGACCCAAACGCCAAATGCTTGCAGCATGGCTTCATGCTGCACACTAAGTATCAAGTGGTGTACCCTTTCCCCACATTCCAGCCAGCATTCCAGCTCAAGAAGGACCAAGTGGTGCTGCTCAACACCAGCTACTCTCTAGTGGCCTGTGCTGTTTCTGTGCATATGTCAG ATGATAGCAACTTTTGCCAAATCCTTTATGATAGGAGTCGTCAGCCCTGGTCCCCTGCTGGTGAAGTCTGCCAGACAACTGTTGTCTCACAGTGCCCCAGAAGCTCAGAGGAAAGGCTGGAAAATGACAGCTGCTCTTGCCGGAGCACAGCCACATTGCAGCAGCCCATCCCTGTGCCTCTACAGGACATAGAAAATTGTGTCTCACCTGCAGTAGCTATGGCAAAGGAGTTTGTTGCGGACATCTTCCGGAGGGCCAAAGAAGCCAAAGGCACAGCCCCAACAGAGGAGGCAGTAGGCAGTGGGCTGGAGTGCCTTCTTGACTCTGATGAAACCCTTGGCCAGGGCACTTTAGCCCCTTGGGAACTAGGGAAGAGTTCAAGTTCGTGCTTGCATTGTAGTGGTACTCGCAGCTCCACATTTTCTGGGGCGGACAGCATTTCTGACATGGGAGGATCTCCCAAAGAATCTTTTGTTACCAGCTCTGAGCTGGAAAGCCCACCGGCTGAGCCAGGCTATGTGAACTATACCAAACTGCGCTATGTCTTGGAACCCAGTGACCTCTCGGAGGCAGAGGATG gtgGGGACTATCTGAAGAGTTGTCCTCTGCTTGGCCTCACACTGTGCTTCCTTTCAGAGTATGAGGATGACAAGATCTCCTTGCCATTCGTTGTGACAGACTTACGAGGAAGAAACTTGAAGCCCCTGAAGGAGAGGGCTGTTTGTCAG GGCCAATACTTGACAGTGGAACAGTTGACTCTGGATTTTGAATATGTCATTAATGAGGTAATACGGAATGATGCTTCATGGTCCAGGCAGTTTTGCTCCTTCAGTGACTATGACATCGTCATCTTGGAG GTGTGTCCAGAAACAAACCAAGTTATCATCAATATTGGACTCTTGCTCCTAGCCTTTCCTTCCCCTGATGAAGAGGGACAACTCAG ACCAAAGACATATCACACCAGCCTCAAAGTAGCATGGGATCTGAATACTGGCGTCTTTGTCACAGTCAGTGTGGGAGACCTCACAGAAGTCAAAGGGCAGACTAG TGGCAGTGTGTGGAGCTCCTACAGGAAGAGTTGTGTGGATATGGTAATGAAGTGGCTGGTGCCAGAGAACAGCAGTCGCTATGTTAACAGGATGACCAATGAGGCCCTTCATAAAG GCTGCTCTTTGAAATTCCTTGCAGACAACGAACGTTACACATGGATTGTCTTATGA
- the DCAF15 gene encoding DDB1- and CUL4-associated factor 15 isoform X2 codes for MAPSSKSERGGASGGKRSSVESGRGSRREHVVRQLERVKISGQLSPRLFRKLPPRVCVSLKSIVDEHFLCAGHIFLGFSKCGRYVLSYTSSSGDDDFSFYIYHLYWWEFNVHSKLKMVRQVRLFQDEEIYSDLYLTVCEWPSDSSKVIVFGFNTRSANGLLMNVMMSDENHRDIYISTVAMPPLVHCPSCRDMAIAHPGDPNAKCLQHGFMLHTKYQVVYPFPTFQPAFQLKKDQVVLLNTSYSLVACAVSVHMSDDSNFCQILYDRSRQPWSPAGEVCQTTVVSQCPRSSEERLENDSCSCRSTATLQQPIPVPLQDIENCVSPAVAMAKEFVADIFRRAKEAKGTAPTEEAVGSGLECLLDSDETLGQGTLAPWELGKSSSSCLHCSGTRSSTFSGADSISDMGGSPKESFVTSSELESPPAEPGYVNYTKLRYVLEPSDLSEAEDEYEDDKISLPFVVTDLRGRNLKPLKERAVCQGQYLTVEQLTLDFEYVINEVIRNDASWSRQFCSFSDYDIVILEVCPETNQVIINIGLLLLAFPSPDEEGQLRPKTYHTSLKVAWDLNTGVFVTVSVGDLTEVKGQTSGSVWSSYRKSCVDMVMKWLVPENSSRYVNRMTNEALHKGCSLKFLADNERYTWIVL; via the exons ATGGCGCCGAGCTCGAAATCGGAGCGGGGCGGTGCCTCGGGAGGGAAGCGGAGCTCGGTGGAGTCGGGGcgagggagcaggagggagcaTGTGGTGCGGCAGCTGGAGCGCGTCAAG ATCAGTGGACAGCTCTCACCTCGCCTCTTCCGGAAGCTACCACCTAGGGTTTGTGTCTCCCTGAAGAGCATTGTTGATGAACACTTCTTGTGTGCAGG GCACATTTTCCTTGGCTTTTCAAAATGTGGAAGATATGTCCTGTCCTACACTAGCAGCAGCGGTGATGATGACTTCTCTTTCTACATCTACCATCTCTATTGGTGGGAGTTCAATGTTCACAGCAAGCTAAAAATG GTACGTCAGGTTCGATTATTCCAAGATGAAGAGATCTACAGTGACCTCTACCTAACTGTGTGTGAGTGGCCTAGCGATTCCTCGAAGGTCATCGTTTTTGGTTTTAA CACCCGTTCTGCCAATGGTCTCCTCATGAATGTAATGATGAGTGATGAAAACCATCGGGATATCTACATTAGTACGGTTGCCATGCCTCCCCTTGTGCATTGTCCCAGTTGCAGGGACATGGCCATTGCACATCCAG GTGACCCAAACGCCAAATGCTTGCAGCATGGCTTCATGCTGCACACTAAGTATCAAGTGGTGTACCCTTTCCCCACATTCCAGCCAGCATTCCAGCTCAAGAAGGACCAAGTGGTGCTGCTCAACACCAGCTACTCTCTAGTGGCCTGTGCTGTTTCTGTGCATATGTCAG ATGATAGCAACTTTTGCCAAATCCTTTATGATAGGAGTCGTCAGCCCTGGTCCCCTGCTGGTGAAGTCTGCCAGACAACTGTTGTCTCACAGTGCCCCAGAAGCTCAGAGGAAAGGCTGGAAAATGACAGCTGCTCTTGCCGGAGCACAGCCACATTGCAGCAGCCCATCCCTGTGCCTCTACAGGACATAGAAAATTGTGTCTCACCTGCAGTAGCTATGGCAAAGGAGTTTGTTGCGGACATCTTCCGGAGGGCCAAAGAAGCCAAAGGCACAGCCCCAACAGAGGAGGCAGTAGGCAGTGGGCTGGAGTGCCTTCTTGACTCTGATGAAACCCTTGGCCAGGGCACTTTAGCCCCTTGGGAACTAGGGAAGAGTTCAAGTTCGTGCTTGCATTGTAGTGGTACTCGCAGCTCCACATTTTCTGGGGCGGACAGCATTTCTGACATGGGAGGATCTCCCAAAGAATCTTTTGTTACCAGCTCTGAGCTGGAAAGCCCACCGGCTGAGCCAGGCTATGTGAACTATACCAAACTGCGCTATGTCTTGGAACCCAGTGACCTCTCGGAGGCAGAGGATG AGTATGAGGATGACAAGATCTCCTTGCCATTCGTTGTGACAGACTTACGAGGAAGAAACTTGAAGCCCCTGAAGGAGAGGGCTGTTTGTCAG GGCCAATACTTGACAGTGGAACAGTTGACTCTGGATTTTGAATATGTCATTAATGAGGTAATACGGAATGATGCTTCATGGTCCAGGCAGTTTTGCTCCTTCAGTGACTATGACATCGTCATCTTGGAG GTGTGTCCAGAAACAAACCAAGTTATCATCAATATTGGACTCTTGCTCCTAGCCTTTCCTTCCCCTGATGAAGAGGGACAACTCAG ACCAAAGACATATCACACCAGCCTCAAAGTAGCATGGGATCTGAATACTGGCGTCTTTGTCACAGTCAGTGTGGGAGACCTCACAGAAGTCAAAGGGCAGACTAG TGGCAGTGTGTGGAGCTCCTACAGGAAGAGTTGTGTGGATATGGTAATGAAGTGGCTGGTGCCAGAGAACAGCAGTCGCTATGTTAACAGGATGACCAATGAGGCCCTTCATAAAG GCTGCTCTTTGAAATTCCTTGCAGACAACGAACGTTACACATGGATTGTCTTATGA
- the DCAF15 gene encoding DDB1- and CUL4-associated factor 15 isoform X3, whose product MAPSSKSERGGASGGKRSSVESGRGSRREHVVRQLERVKISGQLSPRLFRKLPPRVCVSLKSIVDEHFLCAGHIFLGFSKCGRYVLSYTSSSGDDDFSFYIYHLYWWEFNVHSKLKMVRQVRLFQDEEIYSDLYLTVCEWPSDSSKVIVFGFNTRSANGLLMNVMMSDENHRDIYISTVAMPPLVHCPSCRDMAIAHPGDPNAKCLQHGFMLHTKYQVVYPFPTFQPAFQLKKDQVVLLNTSYSLVACAVSVHMSDDSNFCQILYDRSRQPWSPAGEVCQTTVVSQCPRSSEERLENDSCSCRSTATLQQPIPVPLQDIENCVSPAVAMAKEFVADIFRRAKEAKGTAPTEEAVGSGLECLLDSDETLGQGTLAPWELGKSSSSCLHCSGTRSSTFSGADSISDMGGSPKESFVTSSELESPPAEPGYVNYTKLRYVLEPSDLSEAEDGGDYLKSCPLLGLTLCFLSEYEDDKISLPFVVTDLRGRNLKPLKERAVCQGQYLTVEQLTLDFEYVINEVIRNDASWSRQFCSFSDYDIVILEVCPETNQVIINIGLLLLAFPSPDEEGQLSGCC is encoded by the exons ATGGCGCCGAGCTCGAAATCGGAGCGGGGCGGTGCCTCGGGAGGGAAGCGGAGCTCGGTGGAGTCGGGGcgagggagcaggagggagcaTGTGGTGCGGCAGCTGGAGCGCGTCAAG ATCAGTGGACAGCTCTCACCTCGCCTCTTCCGGAAGCTACCACCTAGGGTTTGTGTCTCCCTGAAGAGCATTGTTGATGAACACTTCTTGTGTGCAGG GCACATTTTCCTTGGCTTTTCAAAATGTGGAAGATATGTCCTGTCCTACACTAGCAGCAGCGGTGATGATGACTTCTCTTTCTACATCTACCATCTCTATTGGTGGGAGTTCAATGTTCACAGCAAGCTAAAAATG GTACGTCAGGTTCGATTATTCCAAGATGAAGAGATCTACAGTGACCTCTACCTAACTGTGTGTGAGTGGCCTAGCGATTCCTCGAAGGTCATCGTTTTTGGTTTTAA CACCCGTTCTGCCAATGGTCTCCTCATGAATGTAATGATGAGTGATGAAAACCATCGGGATATCTACATTAGTACGGTTGCCATGCCTCCCCTTGTGCATTGTCCCAGTTGCAGGGACATGGCCATTGCACATCCAG GTGACCCAAACGCCAAATGCTTGCAGCATGGCTTCATGCTGCACACTAAGTATCAAGTGGTGTACCCTTTCCCCACATTCCAGCCAGCATTCCAGCTCAAGAAGGACCAAGTGGTGCTGCTCAACACCAGCTACTCTCTAGTGGCCTGTGCTGTTTCTGTGCATATGTCAG ATGATAGCAACTTTTGCCAAATCCTTTATGATAGGAGTCGTCAGCCCTGGTCCCCTGCTGGTGAAGTCTGCCAGACAACTGTTGTCTCACAGTGCCCCAGAAGCTCAGAGGAAAGGCTGGAAAATGACAGCTGCTCTTGCCGGAGCACAGCCACATTGCAGCAGCCCATCCCTGTGCCTCTACAGGACATAGAAAATTGTGTCTCACCTGCAGTAGCTATGGCAAAGGAGTTTGTTGCGGACATCTTCCGGAGGGCCAAAGAAGCCAAAGGCACAGCCCCAACAGAGGAGGCAGTAGGCAGTGGGCTGGAGTGCCTTCTTGACTCTGATGAAACCCTTGGCCAGGGCACTTTAGCCCCTTGGGAACTAGGGAAGAGTTCAAGTTCGTGCTTGCATTGTAGTGGTACTCGCAGCTCCACATTTTCTGGGGCGGACAGCATTTCTGACATGGGAGGATCTCCCAAAGAATCTTTTGTTACCAGCTCTGAGCTGGAAAGCCCACCGGCTGAGCCAGGCTATGTGAACTATACCAAACTGCGCTATGTCTTGGAACCCAGTGACCTCTCGGAGGCAGAGGATG gtgGGGACTATCTGAAGAGTTGTCCTCTGCTTGGCCTCACACTGTGCTTCCTTTCAGAGTATGAGGATGACAAGATCTCCTTGCCATTCGTTGTGACAGACTTACGAGGAAGAAACTTGAAGCCCCTGAAGGAGAGGGCTGTTTGTCAG GGCCAATACTTGACAGTGGAACAGTTGACTCTGGATTTTGAATATGTCATTAATGAGGTAATACGGAATGATGCTTCATGGTCCAGGCAGTTTTGCTCCTTCAGTGACTATGACATCGTCATCTTGGAG GTGTGTCCAGAAACAAACCAAGTTATCATCAATATTGGACTCTTGCTCCTAGCCTTTCCTTCCCCTGATGAAGAGGGACAACTCAG tggctgttgttgA